AATTTTATATAAGATATTAGGCCCTAAGATCGCTTTTACGATCTTATCGGATACAGCGTATCAGCTGCTTCAACAATATATGGAGTTGCATTAACCGGAATGGATTTTCCCGGGCCAATCGCAAGAGAAGGCTCTTGACAGAGCGCTCTGGCGAAAAAGGTGAGCATTCACGTGTTGAGACATTCCTTTACGATGCATTTACTGGAAGGAGATAGGGATCTAAGATATATACAAAAGTTACTCGGGCACCAAAGCAGCCGAACAACAGGACGTTATACTTATGTGTCTATGAAGGACGCCAGGCGAATTAAGAGCCTGCTGCATTTTTGAAATCGGGGTATTATGGAAGGGGAGTTCGTAAATATCCTGACGAAAGGAGTGTTTACGAAGTACGGGAATACACGTAATATGGTAGTATTCACGAAGTTCGTAGATAAGACGTTAGCTGAAATCAACGAAATTGTAATGGAAAAACGAAAGGAATATAAAAAATGAATCTAATCCGCATAGAACCAATTGATAAAAATAACTGGGAAGAAGCTCACTCGATATCTTTACTCAAATCACAAGAGAAGCTTGTACCTTCTGTTATCGAATCTTTAGCATGGGCTTATATAAAACCGTGGGATGAGGCTTTTGATCCATATATTTTGTGCAAGGATGATAAAACATTCGGATTTTTTTATCTTTCCTATACACCTAATAGTACGAATAATTACTGGATTGGTGGTTTTCAAATAGACAAGGAATATCAAGGGATGGGATTAGGAACACAATCTCTTAAAAGAATATTAGATTTCATTCAGGAAATGCACAGACAATGCGAAGTAATCTCTCTAACAATCGAAAAAAGTAATAATCATGCTAGAAAGCTTTACGAGAAATTAGGATTTGTCAATCAAGAGAACCAAGATGGCGAGATTATATATAAACTAAAGTTAAACTAAACTATAAAGAACTTGTACTAGGTTACTCAAAGAGGTCGTTGACATCAGCTAACATTACATTCCTGCGTCGTCGCAAACGCTCCTCGGTCACCGAGAGGATTTTCGGAGAAGTTAAATCAGTCGACACATCCAACCGGCTAAGTCTGACGACCCGGCAACTTTGTTGCCTTAAGCCGCTTGGACGTCAGGAATGCGAAACGTTAGGCGAAACCCTCTAAAATATATAAAGGAAATCAAATAAATGAATGGCAATCTAAAACCCAATAATGCAGAACTTCAATTTTTAAACCTTTCTTATAGTACATTTTATAATATCTACAAGGAAATTCTTAAAGATGACTTTTGGAACAAAGATCAATATTATCGTTTTTCAAGAGCAAGGGATGCGTTTTCTATTTATGCCGAATTACTTAACTATGAACCCATAAAATGAGTCATCAATCATATGAAAACAAGTCGACCTCCAATGGAAGCAGAAATCGGAAGCGAACTCTTTAAGTTTGTTCGTAATGTAATTGCTCATTTTCCATTTTATAATTCTTGGGATGAAATTTGGATTAGTAAAGGCTTAGTCAATTGGTATAAAGAAGGTCAAACAATTGATAGATTCTTAAGGAAATATGCAGGACGACAGGAAGTGAAATATAGATTTTGGCAAGCTGATATAAAGAGAATGACTTATCTTAGTATTAGTTTTCCTGAGGAATATAGTGAGGAATCAAAGATATATATAAAGGATATTTTGTCAGAAGAAGAAGGTATTAAATTCTCGATGATATTAATGAGACAAATCATAGATACACAAGTAATTAAGGAATAATGTAGGAATATTCGCTGTAGAGAGGGCATCGCCTAACACCGTATCTACGCTGCGGGCTACGCCCTTGGTTCGCTAGAAGTTATTAACAGAGAAGCTGAATCAGCTCACAACCCTGTGAGGCTAAGTCCGTCGGACCCAGTCGCTGGTGCTCCTTAAGCCTCTCGGGTTCGTAGATACAAGAACGTTATCCGAAACCCATTAAGGAGAAAAATATGTGGCGTAGAGACCATTTCCCAAGAGAAACATTTAATGCTGTAGCAGATTTTCAACATCAATTAGCAGAGAAATTAGCAATCATTTTTGACAGAGAGCATATTCAAATTGAGTGGTCAGCATCTATAGATCAAACTATATATTCTCCGAGGCTAGATCTAGCCGTCGGACCATTCGCTTACGAGGAATCCTTTGTTTATAGTTATAACCGATTGATAAGAAGTGAATTAGTAAGTGAGTTTTGTAGAAGATTATTTCGAGCTCACTTAAATAATCTGGGAATTACTTCTTTTGACTTTAATTATGATTTAGAACAGAAATTATTTATGAACCTCAATTCCAGATGTTTTATCTCAATAGAAATTGAAAATGCTGTTACACAAAAACACTTAATAGGTGGAATAATTAATGCATCAGCTTTAGGTAGAATAGCTATCATGATTCCTTGGAATGAAAGACAATTAAGAGCATTTATAAGGACCTTGAACTATCTTGAGTTTCTTAAAAACGCAGAGAAAAACACTTTAGATACAACGAATATTTTTATTATTACTAAAGAACAAATTGAAGAAATTTTGAATGCGATTTCAGAGGAGAGAATGGGCATCGGATAACACCATATTCACGCTTCGGGCCATTCGGCCCTCGGTTCGGCAGAGGGATTTCGAGGAAGTGGAGGCAGCCGGACAACCCTGCACTGGCTAAGTCCGTCGGACCCGAGCTGGCGCCCTTAAGCCAGTGAGGTTCGTGAATACAAAGACGTTATGAGAAAGTGATGTATTTATAAAACATTGTATAGTGGGAGATTATTCTAGATGATTCGAAATACAGTAAGAGCACTGATTATTCAGGATGATAAGCTTTTATTAATTAAGAAAAAGAGACCGAATATTGGTCTTTATTATGCACTACCTGGAGGAGCTCAAGAATCGAACGAAACATTAGAACAGGCACTAATTCGTGAATGTATAGAAGAACTAGGTATTGAAATATCGAGTAGTAATTTAATTTGTGTAAGGGAATACATATCTCGCAATCATGAATACTCTTTCATTATGAAGGAAGTTCATTCTATTGATTTTATTTATGAGTGCAACACTCAATTCCTTAATAATGAATTAAGAAGCTTACAAGCTGATATTGGACAGGTCGGGATTGAATGGTTACCAATTAATGAAATTAAGAAGACAGTATATGAATCAGAAGAATCATTAAAGTCATATAAATTCCCTAGAACAACCTATGAATTCTTTAAAGAATATTTTTCAGATCAATTAATAAAACTATATTCTGGTAAGATATTTGAGAGTATCCCATAGAAGACATCACCATCTCATAACATCGCATTCACACCGCGTCGCCTGACGGCTCCTTGATCTGCCCGAGGAATTTCGGAGATGTGGAACCAGGCAGATAACCCTGCAAGGCTAAGTGGCGGAGCCACCCGGCGCATACGCGCCTTAAGCCTTTCGGGTTCGTGAATGCAGAGAACGTTATCGGAAATTCCCTAAATACATAAAAAAAAGGAATAAAAGATGGAGTCAAGAAAAACAAAACATAAGAGAAAATTTAGCTTAAAACACTTTTTGATAAATAACCTTATATTTTGGTTGAGTTTTTTTATAAGTATTATGATTTATGGTCTATCTTTATACTTGTGGGGAAGGATTCTTAAAGGGACTATTTATTTTAGTTTATTGGAAAATTTATTTGAAATAAATTTTGCTATTATTGCTCTATTCATGATGATAGGATATGCAAGACTAAAGTACTTAAACATCGTCATAGAGTCACTTTTCAAGATACTATTCACAGTGTGGGTTGCGTTAATAGTTCAATTTTCTTCGCTCAATCAAATTGAACAAAATGCTTGGATAATAGTTTCAGTGTTTGCGGCGGCATACTTAGAAGTCCTAATTAAGGTAAATGATTATTTTCACGATATGTCTGATTTTCAACATAAAAAAATCAAATTCTTAAACAAAAAATTTATTGTCAATCTTTCGATACCATTATCTTTAATTACGCTAAGTGCAATTAATATATTTATTAGTTATTTAATAAAGGATCTACTACTAAGAATAAATAATTGATTGTTATTCGAAGAAGAGGGAACATCTGATAACAAAGTATTCACGCAGCGGGCCATTCGGCCCTTGGTCCGGCAGAGGCATTTCGAGAGATAGGGAGCAGCCGGACAACCCTGCACTGGCTAAGTCCGTCGGACCTGGGGCTGATGCCCCTTAAGCCAGTGAGGGTTCGTGAATACAAGAACGTTAGCTGAAATTATTGGAAAAATGTAAACTAGAAAAAGAAAATAAGAATAAATACAAAAGAGAGGGTTGCCTTTTGAAGACTCTAAAATTAGAACAATTAAAAATAAACAATAACGTAATAACTTTTAATTCCGGAATGAACATCATTATTGGTAATAACGGATCAGGAAAAACTACTTTATTCAATATAATTTTATATCTTTTGGGTTTGCACAAAAATAAGAGAATAACTAAATTTCTTTATGAGATTGATCCAGAATTGATAGTTAATATTGAAGGTCAAAGATTGTCTTTTAAAAGGACTATTAACGATGAGATATTGATTGAAGGGGATATTAACGAAAAATTAAATACAAATGAATTAGTTGATTTTTATTCATCATTACTTTCACCACAATTCAATGTTGGAGATGATAGAACCGCAGCCATCCAAATTATTCGCGCTTCATTTTACACTCAAGGGGAACTGTATTCAAAGACTGATAGAGATAATCTCGATAATAAAATTATGGGTATAAACGTTAATTACCTTAAGGAGTCAAAGAGACAAATTGACGTGTTTAAAAACAATCTTCAAAAAGATGAATATTCATATGAAATACTTAAAACATATATTAATAATGTTGAAAAAAATATAATCAACCTTCAGAACAATGATCATATTAAAGGGATATTACAACAAGAGTTTTTTAATATGTATGACGAAATTTTTGAGAATAAGAAAATTTTAGACCAAGCTACAAAAGCATATAATATTATCTTGGAACAGTATGATAACTTGAAAAGTGAAAGAAAAATTTTGTTTAATGACTTTTTAAATGAGTATATTGAAAAAACTAATGGTAGGTCTATTCGAGAATATTCTAGTAGTAGTAATTATTCTGGTAGTGAAAGAATAAGAATTGAATTTCTAAGTTTTCTAATAAAAACAGTTAGACATATAGATTATCCTTTTCTAAATACAAGTGGACTCTTTATAGTAGATAGTCCTTTCAGTTTTGATATGAATAATGTTAAAGAAATTCGAAAAATGGTGGAAAGAGAAACTAAATTAGATAAATTACAATATATTGAGTTTTGTTCTAAAGATGATACTATTTCTCCAGATTGGATAATTAGTGACCTTAGAAATAAGGGGGCCTTGAATTGGTTGAGAGTAGATTAAAAAGTAATATGACAATGTCAATTTCTCTGATAAGTTTGTTGATAGCTGTTATTGTAATGTTCTTCGGAGATAATTTAATAGGTAAGTTTGGAGCACCAGAGCTCGACTTAGTTTCAACAAAAGATGATTTTAGATTGCCAGATAAATTAAATGAAATAATTGTTAAAAACATCGACAAACAAGAATCGAACCTAATACCTAATACAATCCGAATTGTTACTATTAAAAATAATGGTGGTTCTCCTTCAAAGAATCTAAATCTAGTAATTGAATTAGAAGGGTCAATTTATCAGTATAAATTAAACAGTCCCGAGACCATAACAAAGCAATCCATAGAATCAAATAAATTACTTGTTAACTTGCCAAGGTTATCAAAAAATGCTGAGGTTTCTATGATTTTTTGGGTGCTAGACGAAAAAAACGCATTTAAAGTAAGTTATGCCGATGATAATAACAGTGGATATATTCAAAGTGTTTCTAAGGAATCAAAAGATTCCAATATTTTAAATTCGATCTTACTGGTAATATCAATAGCATCAGTTTTAGTTTTGATGTATGAACTCTTAAATAAATATGTTTTCCAATTAAGAAAAGAAAATAAAGAGTCTAGTGAAAAATTGCTTGAAAATATTACTTCCATTTATGAAGAGCAAGTATCAAAAAATGAAGAGGAATTACAAGTATCAAAAGAACTTGTTACGAATCAAGATGTTAAACAAAAACTACATGAAATGATTAGAATTTCAAATGAGTTAACAAAGTAAGTTTATCAAAGAAGACAATAACTTCAGCTAACAGTATGTTCCAGCTTCGCGGTTGTCACCGCTCGCTCTGCCCGAGGAATGTTAAGAAAGAATATTCGGGCAGACACATCGATTCCCCTAAGATAAGAGCTATCTAAGGGGAATCGACATCAGGAACACAGGAACGTTATGTGCAATACCCTAAGGTCACAAAAGCCATCAGAGGACGTGGAAACATATGAACAACTTAAAATTAGTAAAGCCTCAAATAGAGCTTAAAAATGAGTATTTATCATTTTATCAAGAGTGGAAAGAATCTGGTGAGGATATGGTTCCTTGGGTCATAAGTATGGATCCAAGTGATTTTCAAGGGATGTTGAAGTCACTGTCTAATAATGAGGAGGGTGTTGGCTTACCTGAAGGTTGGGTCTCAGATTCAACGTTTTGGTTGGTCGATAAACATAATAGAGTATTAGGTGCGGTTAATATTAGACATCAATTAACCGAACATTTGTATAATGCTGGTGGGCATATAGGTTATGGTATCCGCCCGTCAGAGAGATTAAAAGGCTATGCGACAAAACTATTGGAACTGTCCTTGATTGAGGCCAAGAAACTGGGAATAAAAGATGTATTAGTTGTCTGTGATGCTTGTAATGTGGGATCTGAAAGAACCATTATTAAGAACGGTGGGAAGTCCGATACAGATTACATAGAAGAAGATGGAAACGTAATTAAGAGATATTGGATTAAGAATACTTGAAACTAGTTTAAAGAAGAGGGTACAGCGCATAACAACGTATCTACGCTGCGGGCTGTTCGTCCCTTGGTCTGTAAGAGGCGTTTCGAAGAAGCGACACAGCAGACAACACTGCGAGGCTTAGTCCGTTGGACCCGGTCGCTGACGCTTCCTTAAGCCTCTCGGGTTCGTAGATACACAAACGTTAGCTGAAATCAACGAAATTGTGATGGGAAATCGAAAGGAATATAAAAAATGAATCTAATCCGCATAGAATCAATTGATAAAAATAATTGGGAAGAAGTTCTCTCAATATCTTTACTCAAACCACAAGAGAAGTTTGTACCTTCTGTTATCGAATCTTTAGCATGGGCTTATATAAAACCGTGGGATGAGGCTTTTGATCCATATATTTTGTACAAGGATGATAAAACATTCGGATTTTTCTATCTTTCCTATACACCAAATAGTACTAATAATTATTGGATCGGTGGCTTTCAAATAGACAAGAAATATCAAGGGATGGGACTAGGAACACAATCTCTTAAAAGAATATTAGAATTCATTCAGGAAGTGCACAGACAATGCGAAGTAATCTCTCTAACAATCGAAAAAAATAATGATCATGCTAGAAAGCTTTACGAGAAATTAGGATTTGTTAATCAAGATAAAGAGAACCAAGATGGAGAGATTATATATAAGCTGAAGTTAAAATAAACTATAAAGAACTTGTGCTAGATTACTCGAAGAGGTCGTTGACATCAGCTAACATTACATTCCTGCGTCGTTGCTAACGCTCCTCGGTCACCGAGAGGATTTTTTGAGAAGTAAATCAGGCGACACATCCAAGCGGCTAAATCTGACGCCCTGTTCCCTCCGGTCACATAAGCCGCTAAGACGTCAGGAATGCGAAACGTTAGCTGAAATCATTGTAATGACCTAAAAATACCAAAGCAGGAGGGGTATTCATTGGATCATAAATTGCCTTTATTTATAGTAACAGGAGCAAGCGGTGTAGGAAAAACAACAGTGATGAATGAACTAAGAGTTATATTGACTGATTTCGTTGTTTTCAGTACAGACGATGATAATTTCGGAACTACAGGATCTAAGATAGATTATCAGGATCGTTTTAATATTTTGCTTCATTTTGCTAACTCTGTAGCGAAATCAGGAAGAGGAACGATAATTTGTGGTACTTTTATGCCTTGGGATGCCCAGAAGTGTGATACTTACAATCATTTCAGTAAACTCTGCTTTATTAACTTACATTGCAATGACGAGACTCGAAATTTTCGACTTCGGAATCGAGAAGATAAA
Above is a window of Paenibacillus uliginis N3/975 DNA encoding:
- a CDS encoding NUDIX domain-containing protein, with translation MIRNTVRALIIQDDKLLLIKKKRPNIGLYYALPGGAQESNETLEQALIRECIEELGIEISSSNLICVREYISRNHEYSFIMKEVHSIDFIYECNTQFLNNELRSLQADIGQVGIEWLPINEIKKTVYESEESLKSYKFPRTTYEFFKEYFSDQLIKLYSGKIFESIP
- a CDS encoding GNAT family N-acetyltransferase; its protein translation is MNNLKLVKPQIELKNEYLSFYQEWKESGEDMVPWVISMDPSDFQGMLKSLSNNEEGVGLPEGWVSDSTFWLVDKHNRVLGAVNIRHQLTEHLYNAGGHIGYGIRPSERLKGYATKLLELSLIEAKKLGIKDVLVVCDACNVGSERTIIKNGGKSDTDYIEEDGNVIKRYWIKNT
- a CDS encoding tyrosine-type recombinase/integrase; the protein is MSIHVLRHSFTMHLLEGDRDLRYIQKLLGHQSSRTTGRYTYVSMKDARRIKSLLHF
- a CDS encoding GNAT family N-acetyltransferase, producing the protein MNLIRIEPIDKNNWEEAHSISLLKSQEKLVPSVIESLAWAYIKPWDEAFDPYILCKDDKTFGFFYLSYTPNSTNNYWIGGFQIDKEYQGMGLGTQSLKRILDFIQEMHRQCEVISLTIEKSNNHARKLYEKLGFVNQENQDGEIIYKLKLN
- a CDS encoding ATP-binding protein translates to MNIIIGNNGSGKTTLFNIILYLLGLHKNKRITKFLYEIDPELIVNIEGQRLSFKRTINDEILIEGDINEKLNTNELVDFYSSLLSPQFNVGDDRTAAIQIIRASFYTQGELYSKTDRDNLDNKIMGINVNYLKESKRQIDVFKNNLQKDEYSYEILKTYINNVEKNIINLQNNDHIKGILQQEFFNMYDEIFENKKILDQATKAYNIILEQYDNLKSERKILFNDFLNEYIEKTNGRSIREYSSSSNYSGSERIRIEFLSFLIKTVRHIDYPFLNTSGLFIVDSPFSFDMNNVKEIRKMVERETKLDKLQYIEFCSKDDTISPDWIISDLRNKGALNWLRVD
- a CDS encoding GNAT family N-acetyltransferase, with the protein product MNLIRIESIDKNNWEEVLSISLLKPQEKFVPSVIESLAWAYIKPWDEAFDPYILYKDDKTFGFFYLSYTPNSTNNYWIGGFQIDKKYQGMGLGTQSLKRILEFIQEVHRQCEVISLTIEKNNDHARKLYEKLGFVNQDKENQDGEIIYKLKLK
- a CDS encoding AAA family ATPase — protein: MDHKLPLFIVTGASGVGKTTVMNELRVILTDFVVFSTDDDNFGTTGSKIDYQDRFNILLHFANSVAKSGRGTIICGTFMPWDAQKCDTYNHFSKLCFINLHCNDETRNFRLRNREDKAMWTDEMLKSHEKFAQWHLDNAETAYDPPMPIIDTTSTRPSEVAEQIKKYVLLKWNERVSVK